The sequence cagcgtgaacaactggaagttcacggttcacacactgttgaagcccggcttggagaattttgagcattactttgctagcgtgtgagacaagtgcaattgtgcactagtttgaacattctttggcattgcctttctttgggattggaatgaaaactgaccttctccagtcctgtggccgctgctgagttttccaaatttgctgccagattgagtgcagcactttcacagcatcattttttttaggacttgaaatagctcaactggaattccatcacctctgctaactttgttcatagtgatgcttgctaaggcccacttaacaTTCCTGGacgtctggttctaggtgagtgatcattgtggttgtggttatctgggtcatggagatcttttttgtacagttcttctgtgtattcttgccacctcttcttactattttctgcttctgttaggtccataccatttctgttctttattgtgcccatctttgcatgaagtattcccttggtatctaattttcttgacgagatctctagtcttttccattctattgttttctctatttctttgcattgatcactgaggaaggctttatctcgccttgctattctttggaactctgcattcaaatggtatatctttccttttcccctttgcctttagcttttaaaaactttacaTTGGAATATAAAGTCCATGGatggcaaagagacacaactgagagattttaACACTTCACACTTCATAGTTGATCTGCAATGTTCCTAGTTTTATgtgcacaacaaagtgattcagttatacctacactttttcaaattcttttctcatttaggttatGACAGAATAGTGACTCCcgtgtgctatacaataggtcctagttgactattttatttatcagttcagttcagtcgctcagttgcgtctgactctttgcaaccccatggactgcagcacaccaggcttccctgtccattaccaactcccagagcttgctcaaactcatgtccatcaagtcagtgatgccatccaatcatctcatcctctgtcgtcctcttctcctcctgccttcaatctttcccagcatcagggtcttttccaaagagtcaattcttcacatccggtggccaaagtattggagtttcagcttcagcatcagtccttccaatgaatattcaggaccaatttcctttagtgtgtatatattaatctcaacctaatttacccctccccccaccacctttcccctttgataaccggAAGTTTATTATCtaagcctgtgaatctgtttctgttttgtaaataagttcacttgtatgatttttttagattctacatgtaagggATTATTGtatgaaatttgtctttctctgaattcacttagtatgataatctctaggtccatccatgttgctccaaGTGGCatcatttcactctttttttatggctaagacaaatatatttttaaattttttaaatacctcTTTTTGCTGATCCCTGATGATCATCAGAACTGCCCAGACATCTTTAGGTCGGTGTACgaaatatgttttctttaatgAGTGGAAGTGGAGGGTAGTTCTATACAACTGACTAATGCCAAAGAGCAAAGCGATGATCAGTCTAACCCCAAAGGTCTGTCTGAAGGCACATGTGTTGTCAGCCTCCCTAATACCAAAGCTTAATAGAGACCCTAAACAAATATAGGCAGTATTCGCCACTCTTCCTCAAGCATTTTAAGTATGAAGGAAAAGAAgcgagagagaaaacagaaaattaggaACTGTATCAGACACAATGAAAACTTCAACCTCAAGACTCATGAAGGTCAGGGAGAGAACAAGCAGCTAACAGTTATTAAGTACACGGTGAGAATAAGTTCCCATTCCATGTTAGTACTTCATATGTACTTTCACTTGaccaattttctaattttaagaaGAGACTGAATAGCGTTATTTGGAAAGAATGGTGACATGAGAGCCAAGAGCCAGGGGTCGGAGTTTTGGCTATAACTAAGCTCTGTAGCCTTGGGACAAGGCAGATGATCCTCTGGAACATTAGTGTCTTTGTGAACAACTTGACTGGGAAAATTAATTTCTCTAAGTTTCTGTAGTGTTTTAAAATTCTCTGGTTCTCTGTTCTGATTTATATGTTATCAGGATAAAatctatagatttttttccccttatttttcttactgttctCTGCCCATATACCCCAGAGATATTGCCAAAGCAGAAGAATGGAGTACAGACCAAAACAAACAAttcaaacagatttttaaagCACGTAGCATAGATATTAGTCTAAAGGTTAAAGTTCTTTCTACTTACAAGACTCAGCCACTTGAAAAGAGATGGTATCTACTTGAATTCTAAAAATCTGACTTCGCTTTGCTCATCAGGAGCACAGAGTGATTCATGTAGCTTTTTAACTCAGTCAGGGTCGCTAAGAACACTGTAAAACGTTGCCTATATTTTTTCTcaagttgatatttcttccagtcaACAACAGAAATCCTGATTTCTCAACAAAATGATGTGTGGTGTAACAGAAGCACCTACACCCTCCTTCTTGCTCACGGAGAATATTGTCCTGAGAGGCTGACTTGCTGTAATTCAAGAAACTGGCAATACTGTAGAGGAAacgtctattgagtcaatgaGCGTATAATTTCTAAGAACAGAAGAGTgtcctggggggaaaaaaaagaccttaGGAGCTCCTACACTGAACAAACATAAAGAAAGGGTCTACCATTAGGAGCAGACCTGAATTAAGTCTCACAACTGTGGAAGTCTGTGGGCTTCTCTGTTGTCATAAGATTTGAAATAAGAACACCCTGGAGGGAATTCCCCGATGGTTCAGTAGTTAGGATGCCACACGTTCATTGTAGagagcttgggttcaatccctggtcagggaactaagatctggcatgctgcgtggcatggccaaagtaaaaaaaaaagaaaacaaaacaaaaaaagaatatgctgGATTTGATAAGTATTTATTGGATAAATAATAATGCCACTATAATTTCTCAAAGACTTACACAGATTCCATCAACACACCACTAATCTAAGTTCTTACAGGTTTAACATTACACAAAGACTTAAAGATAACCTAGGAGTCTTTGCCTCCATTTAACAGAAAAAGGACTGCCGAGGGTCATTTCACCTCTCTCATCTCGGTTTTGTCTTCTGGAAAAGGGGCCTACAACCGCTTCCTTTCCTAACCTCCGGAATGGTTCTGAAGACCAAAAGCAatcatgtaaaataattttacatactATTTTTTGCACTTACCCAAACATGTTTAAGAATCCGCATAAAATAACCTATAACAGGCTTATATATAACAATATGTACACATACCatgtatttttgctttgtgtatACTCATATAAATTACACATACAGTTCAATCTGAAAACAGTCACCAGTCTACAAAGAATCATTAGCTGAGACAATTCACAGTAGGCATACTCTCCTTACAAATACAAAGAAGTACAAGGGGTTTTGCAATTAAAAGCAGACATACTGCTTTACTATctgcattgttttcatttttggaagCAGAGCAAAGGGTGACCAGAAGGTGGGAAGTTGAAGGAGGGCTGATGAGTAGTGAAGACAGGCAGAaacatagaaaatctgaacaaggccagcagaaggaagaaaatgaaggcagaaaCTAAGATTCCAAAAAGTTGCCTTGTGTACAATTGCACCATCCTGCATCAACTGGCTTTCTTTTATTTGATGTCCTCTGATCAGTTCTTCTTCCAGCACAAACTGGAGAAAGCAAATCCCTTTGCTGTTCTGGAGTCTTCTGATATATATTACAGGTCTGCATCAAGATATGTGGAGCAAGGACGACCACTGATTTGTGCACCTGGGAAAGTTCAAGGCAGTATGGTCTACTTCTGGAAAGGCCTGAATTCTCTTTAATTCCAGTGGGAAAAAAGCCCAGCCCCAGCAATGCCCAGAACGGACAGTAGAAGGCAGATGGGCACTGGCTTCGGGAAAATGTACGGACAGATCAGTTCTTTCCTGTTGTTGTCTGAGTCTCCTCTACTGCCCCCTCTGTTAACTGACAGGATGGGACTGTCCCGCAGGAAGAGCAGGTGGCCTTGACTCGGCTGAGTACAAATCACTGACTGAGGATCAGCAATTGGCAACTGAGACGCTGGAGTCTCCGGACTTCGATGAGGAAGCACAGTTACAGTTCTCCCAACTCGCCTTCCATCGCCCGCACCATGACGTATAGCTCGGCCAGACCCACCACAGAGGCCACGATCAAGGCAGCCAGTACTCGCTGGGAAGGGAGAGAATCAGGCTTACGTGATGCAGACCAGCTTCCAGCTCTGCAGCCTCTAGCACCTAACAAGGATGGAGAGGACCTCAACCCAGCTCATAAGttggggagaagggaagaaaaccAGATCCTGATTCTTCTGAGGTTATTATCTACCTCCATGACTGTTGGACAGATCAAACGCTCCCTTTGTTTATCATATAAATACAAAACCTGTTCAAGGCATTTTCGCGTACCTCCTCCCTATCCCAACACTCCCAACTGGGGCACCCTGCCCTACCCAGAACCTACTCACCGAGGTCATTTCTGTGAAGATATACTGGCTTCCAAGGTAAGTGCAGACGAAGGCAGCCGCCACCGTGACAATGAAGTTGAAGATGGTGATGACCAGAGCCTTCACTGACCTCACTTTGGGTAGGAGCCCGGGCAAGAAACTTTTAGGTCAGCATCCTCCATGAGGCCCTTTTATCTCACAGCTGCCTCCCCCATCAGCCAGGCTTCCCTCAAACAGCAAGCCTGAACAGCTCAGGCTTAAGTCCTGAGCaatggagtggggaggaggaccACGGCTGACCCATCCCAGTGAGAGGCTTTCGCAGCCTGATTTACTAGTACCTCACCTTCCTTTCCCAGGTCACTGAGAGTTCCGCTATGCCTTggatccttgggaaaaaaaaagcaaaggatttCAGAATGGAAGCAGCCCAGAGAGTATTCATTGGTCAGTCTGGGCTCAGCCCTCTTTATCACCCAACACACTAGTTCTGTCTTCTCCCTGGATTTTGTCTAGGACCAGTTCAATTCTTCTCTGGATCAAGCATTTCAGAGAAGAGACTTGTTTTTCCAGTACCCATGTATCCCTCTCTTCCTCTGGGCCAGGTGCATGGCCAGAGAAAAGTAGGGTGCTCTGTCAAAAGAACGGCTCCAGGCGCATCTCCACTTCTACCACCTTTAAATACCAGTCACCATCTGAACTGACAGTCTCAGTAAATAGGATGGGAACTGTATTTGGCTTGTACGCAGCACAGAGCTTCTACAGTCCCTTAATATTAATAGTATACAAATCAGGTTTCCACGTTGTTTCTTCCATCTGTGCATCTTCCTAGTGCAGGGTCCTGCTTTCAGGGGCTACAGGGTCCACATGTTGAAGAGCGGGCTCTTACCTGACAGGTGACATTGCGGGTGATCCGCTTATATTCCTCATTGGCCAGCTGTATCTTAATCTTTTCCAGACGAGCAACTAGCTCTGGGTTCTGAGGcagaaaaatcaaacaagaaGAATGATATTTCCAGCTTGCTAGAAAACATGTCACAATCACTGGTTTCAGGGGGCAAAGTACTGCTAGGAAGACCCATGCACCAGTCCTGCCTCCAGTGCTTtggaaactattttctttttttttttttgggtatcAGTTTTCCAAGCTGTCAGACTGGGAGGACAATATCTGGTTTCCTCCACCCCAGCTCTCAAGGATTCAAAGAACAAATTGTGCACTCAAAGATTCATAAATTTGGAAGCAAAATGAATAAATCCAACTGAGTCAACATCCATTTTCACAAATAGAATCCCTTACGTACCCGAGGAGGCTTCACCACctctgggagatagatttcactgccTTCTAGGAGCTCATGAAGGTATAGTTTGGAACCTGAGGAAAAATGCATAGAGGTGAGGGTGAAGGATCAGAGAAGGATCTAGTCTACCAATTCTTGTTTTTTGGCAGTGCCATGAggtatgtgggaacttagtttcccaactagggttcaaacccacaccctctgcattgagagcacggcatcttaaccactggaatgccaaAGAAGTCCCCAGCCCACCAAGTCTTTCTACCAGAATAAAACATGGCTACTCTTATCAGTTCATCTCCAGGATCATTTTCAATTGGGAAGAAACTAAGATAATCCCACATACATAAGTATATCCTAGTGCTGCATAGTGACTTTAATTGCTTGCTCTCAATTACCCAACCAATGTCACAGCTAGTTAACACGTAGGTCATTTATATTCATCTTTAAGTTAGGTCATTTCTGTGGCCACAACAGAACTTGCCCTAAATAGATTTAAGGCCTAGTGGTGGTGAATACTTAGAAGACACCGTGCTAGAAGACCTCTAAGGTCCTTTTTAGTTCTAATAACTGAATAATCTACCCTTCCCATTTCTGGGCAGGCTGTTAATTCTGGCAAGAGACCTTACCTGCCAGTTTGTCATATTGGACCCCTTTACATATAAAGGAACAGAGGCTCAAGGAAGAGAAATGACTCCTCCACAAAGAGTCAATAGCAGAGTCAGGACTACAATTCAGATGCCACTCCCAGTTCAGAGCTTTCAACAGAACTTCCCATTATTCTAtatccaaaaacaaaaaccaaccaacTCTATCAGATGTGACCACTCTTAAGATGGAAAGAAATCTAGATTCACACACAGGGTGAGCTCActatgtttgttattttttttttaatgtggcttaaaagaaagaaactgaacctATGCAGTGCTATTGAGTTAGAATGTGGACTTTCTCAAGGGTCACGTGGGCCTAGACATAAAGATGAGACTCAAGAGAACAGGAACTGCACAATAAATTTTGTCGTCCACGAAAAATTCTCATGGAAATTATGAAGAGAGTAGGTTGGTTCCCCAGGGTTTATGAGGTGACTCTTGGGTTGGCCAGATGATCATTCCATGGGTGAAAGAGAGTGATGGATTTGAAACCCAGTCCCCCTAAAACTGAGTTTCCTTACTGACCTAACGATTAATCTCTCTATCCAAAACTATTTCTTTTCCGATCCCCTCTAACTTCTATCCTGTGTTAACAGAATACTAATGAACCTGAGTCAGATGATTAAAAATGCTATGTTGATAACATCTTTAATGTACTGCTATAAATATCATCATTAACCTGAAAACTCTGGTTGCTTCTCCAGGGCAAAGTGAACTAACAGACACCGGAGCCAAGGACCACTTGACCTGAGAATCCTAAATCAGAGACATTCTGACTCCTGAAACCACAATTAGGAAATATCACACGACAATTATTCCCAGCCTCTTTGTTCTCCTCCTTAAACGAAAATTCCTTAACTCAAATTCCAAACTAGAGTGGATTTGAGCCTTGTTTCCCGTTCCCTTGCTTGGCACCCTGCATTAAATGCTGTACTTTTCTTCACCAGAACCCTGCCTCAGTATATTGGGTTTGCTAGGAGTCATGAAAGAAGCCGCGAGTTTGGTTCAGCAACAGATACACCCCTCAGGAAAAAAGACCTCAGGACGGCCTaaactctggggaaaaaaaaaaaaaagaggcgaCCCTGAACCGGAGACTGGGGCTCACCCCTTTCTCTCAAGTACTGATGCAGATCCCGGATTAGGCGGAAAGAAACCAGGCGAGCCGGGCGATTGCCGCCCTTGTGCTTCTTCCCTAGCGCGGCCTCAAGTTCTGCCCGCAGCTTCCCGGGCAGTTGCTCTGGCTCCAGCTCCCCACCAGGACCCAGAGCGCGTACAAATCGCTCGCCAGCTAACAAGCAGGACGCCATGACTAGCCGACTTCACGGTCAGGTGACCCAGAACCGAGACATCCGTCGGCCTGCGCCGGAAGAAGCGCGAAGCTCGCGGGGCGGGGCAGAGGGCCTAGGGGGCGGGGCAACGGCGCGGGGCAGTGTGGGGCGGGGGCGGAAGGCCGCCCGGCCGCGGGTCGGGTAGTGTGTCAGCAGCCCAGCGGGCGCTCGGGCGAGACATGGCGGGCTGTGTGGCCCGGCGGGCCCTGACCGTGGGCAGTCGTTGGTGGTCCCGGTCGCTAACTGGGACCCGGGGGCCGAGGCCGCTCTGTGCGGCGGGTGGAGCTGGGGCCTTCCCACCCGTGGCGGCCACGACGACGCGGAGGCACCTCTCGTCCCGGTGAGGGACGGAGCGCGGGGGTCGGGCCCGGAGCCTAGGGAGCATGTCCCGGGCCAGAGGGCCCAGCGGCAGAGGGTGATAGGAATTCGACCCGGGGGAAAGTTCCGGCCGAGAACCGACCTGCGCTGCCTGGGACGCGTGCCAGGAGCGAGGAAGGGAGCGCGGCCCAGAGTCCTGGGTTGTGCCGGACTGGCCCTGAGGGGGAACTAGTAACCCTCTCGGAGCAAAGCCTACTTCCTCGAATGCGGACATCCGAGCGCCAGTGTTAGTGAGAAGTCCTTCAATTAAGTGCTAGGGCTTTTGATTTGAACCCCCTGCCCGTGACTGAGGGTCAAGGCCTCCCTCAGAAAGATGCTGGAAATGGGAAACAGGACCCGAGTCTGCGCCCTGCGTGGGTCCCAGGCTTCAGTGTGACCTTGGGGGCACATTCTCTCTTCATGTGACTTGAGGAAGGAGGGGGTTTGAGGCCACGGGGATGGTGTGAACAATGTGCCTAGGGATGGGACCAGAGAGATCAAATTGGGGCAGGTGAACCAAGTGGAAGGAGACATGGAGTTCACCTCTCCACAATAGTAAGAAAACGGTGCTTTGAAGGGCCCCAAGAGAAAGCAGTCCAGTCCAGAAGTCACTGTGAGAGCTGACCTTTTAGTGGCTGAGATGAGACACGGACATGGGGGAGAGATGATAGCTATTTGCAATTTAAGACTCCTCTGAAAATTGATGTAAATCTGAACAAAAACTAGATTGAGAGAATAAAATTGGTGCAATGCCAGGATGAGGACTGCAGTTTAGAGGTGGAGATGGACATGGCATGATGACACAAAAGAAGTTTTCTTTTGAGCACCCCTTATACCCTAGGCTCTGAGAGGGAGCACAGGCTAATCAGACACAAGCATTACTCCCGGGGAACTTACAGTCTCTAATGGAGATAAGACAGTGACACAAATAACTGAAATGCAGGGTGGGAAAGGCAGTCACTCACTGCTGTGGGAAGTCAGGAGGATGGGTcagggaagaaatggagacaaGGGACACGATGAAGCAGGGTCTGAGGGCGTGATATGAGGAATGCTAAGAGTCAAGAGGGAAGAAAGTGATCTGAGAGCTGTCAGATCTCATGGAAATCAAGGAGGCATCTGTGGCTGGACCTCAGAGGCGAAGCAGCAGAATCTCTGTGGAGGGGTGGCTTGGCAGGACCCTTCCCTGCTTCAGCTGGCCCCACTGCTGCGACCCTTCTCTGCTGTCATGGCCCCAGCCCTCCCAGTATCCTAGTAGCTTTTTCTGATGGATTAGTACCCTTCACTTCTTAGCTTTTCAGttgcttgttctttttccttcctaatCAGAAACCGACCAGAGGGCAAAGTTTTGGAGACAGTTGGTGTGTTTGAGGTGccaaaacagaatggaaaatatGAGACCGGACAGGTGAGTGCTGGGCGGTGTCATCTTTCGTTTTCACGGTGTGCTCTGCTTCTGAAAGGGTAAAATTTGGCCACAGGCCTGTACATCATGATTTTCTGCCTTGGTGTTTGGTGCCAGACCAGAATcaaaagttttgttgttgttgttttaagatggttttttccccctgttttccTGGATTTGAATGCACTTCATGTGTCATCGGGTTTTGTTTCCAAGTTAGTGTGGACAGAGATGGTTTGAACTATATTGAGGAGAAAGTCCTATTGCTGAAGAGTCATCTAACATAGTGGTTGGTGGGAAGTCAGTGGAAGGAGCTTTCAGAAAAGCACCCCTGCTTTTTTGATGCTTTGTTCTAGTAGAATTGAGTGCAGTGAATTAAGTTCTTAATTAAGAATTAAGTTCTGGGTGTGAGGCTCTTTTTCTGAGTTAGTTCTATGCCAGATCTTCTGAGATAGATTTAGGCCTCTTGTAGATAAGAAGGACTTTTTGTTTATTCAGCTTTTTTCCTCTGTATGCCTACAATAGACAGGGCTTTATGCATTGGTATTAAATCAGAAAGCAGTTCTTTCATGGAGTTGACAGTCTAAGAAAAGAAGTACAGTATGCACATGGTTCATGGCTGTACACTGTGCTAagtggaagggagggaagggaagggaaggcttCCTCGAGGCCTCAGCTATGGCCTGACGGCTGAGTAGAAGTCAGCCAGGTAAAGGGACAATAAGCGTGTTCCACAGTTGGTCTGGGTGGATCTCAGAGTCCAAGGGAAGGAATAACAAGACCTTGTGCTGGGATTGCCATCACCTGTGCCACTTGGTGGTCTGGGCCCCCGCCTGGATGCACCCGCTAGGCTGCAGACTCACTGAAGCCTCTCTTTTCTCCCAGCTTTTCCTTCACAGTGTTTTTGGCTACCGAGGTGTTGTCCTGTTTCCCTGGCAGGCCAGACTCTACGACCGGGATGTGGCTTCTGCAGCCCCAGAAAAGTAAGTTTCCCTCTCATTGTGCCTCACAgtatcctctggaggaggcccGACCCATGGTAGACCTATGTAATTGGAGTCCCAGCGGTGAAGACAGCATCATTCTGGGCCTTAGGAACAGTCCCAGAACACTCCTTCGACACTGATGCCCATGGAGACAAAAGTGCTGAGTGCTGAGTCTTAAGCCAAAGGGTCCCTTCGGGCCTCCCCAGGATGCTTACCCCAGGCATTCTTAGTTTGCATTATCAGTACCCCAGAGGGCATTTGGTGAACTAGGCTTCTTGATTTCTTGATGTTTAGTTAGAAGCTTTCTCTTCATCTCTTACCATCACTagagtacatttaaaaaaaaagaaaaggcccaGCTCCATTAAGTGATCACAGAGAGCCCCTGGGATGTGAGAAGAGAGGGGTTCTCTGGgctccagggactgaagcagCAGTTTGATTTTCTCAGCTTGGCCCCTTTTTTAAAGAGGCATCCAGAGAGTAAGGTAAAGGATGACTCTTC comes from Muntiacus reevesi chromosome 18, mMunRee1.1, whole genome shotgun sequence and encodes:
- the TMEM199 gene encoding transmembrane protein 199 isoform X1, which translates into the protein MASCLLAGERFVRALGPGGELEPEQLPGKLRAELEAALGKKHKGGNRPARLVSFRLIRDLHQYLRERGSKLYLHELLEGSEIYLPEVVKPPRNPELVARLEKIKIQLANEEYKRITRNVTCQDPRHSGTLSDLGKEVRSVKALVITIFNFIVTVAAAFVCTYLGSQYIFTEMTSRVLAALIVASVVGLAELYVMVRAMEGELGEL
- the TMEM199 gene encoding transmembrane protein 199 isoform X2, translating into MASCLLAGERFVRALGPGGELEPEQLPGKLRAELEAALGKKHKGGNRPARLVSFRLIRDLHQYLRERGSKLYLHELLEGSEIYLPEVVKPPRNPELVARLEKIKIQLANEEYKRITRNVTCQDPRHSGTLSDLGKEVRSVKALVITIFNFIVTVAAAFVCTYLGSQYIFTEMTSVLEAAELEAGLHHVSLILSLPSEYWLP